In Pomacea canaliculata isolate SZHN2017 linkage group LG12, ASM307304v1, whole genome shotgun sequence, a single genomic region encodes these proteins:
- the LOC112576825 gene encoding calmodulin-A-like isoform X2: MDAKGNPSLSPKMIAELREAFRLFDKDGDGSISTEELGTVMRNLGQFPSVEELNTMLKEIDIDGDGTFSFEEFVQVMANMGGLNENSAEDEEEELRQAFRVFDKSGCGYITPSDLRAVLQNIGENLTEEEIDEMIAEVDIDGDGRIDFEEFIACMRTEDEDASMSP; the protein is encoded by the exons ATGGATGCAAAAGGAAATCCATCTCTGTCACCAAAGATGATTGCAG AACTGCGAGAAGCGTTCCGGCTGTTCGACAAGGATGGCGATGGGTCCATTTCGACAGAAGAACTGGGCACGGTCATGCGAAACCTGGGTCAGTTCCCTTCAGTTGAAGAGCTCAACACCATGCTGAAGGAGATCGACATCGACG GTGATGGGACATTCTCCTTTGAGGAGTTCGTACAGGTGATGGCAAACATGGGGGGACTCAACGAAAACTCTgcagaagatgaagaggaggagcTTCGGCAAGCTTTTCGGGTGTTTGACAAGTCCGGGTGCGGGTACATTACCCCGTCAGACCTCAGAGCTGTGCTTCAGAACATTGGGGAGAACCTCACAGAGGAAGAGA TTGATGAAATGATTGCTGAGGTCGACATCGACGGCGATGGCAGGATTGATTTTGAAG agtTCATCGCTTGCATGAGAACCGAAGACGAGGATGCTTCCATGAGTCCATGA
- the LOC112576825 gene encoding calmodulin-A-like isoform X1 — METSGDILQKFSASQIRELREAFRLFDKDGDGSISTEELGTVMRNLGQFPSVEELNTMLKEIDIDGDGTFSFEEFVQVMANMGGLNENSAEDEEEELRQAFRVFDKSGCGYITPSDLRAVLQNIGENLTEEEIDEMIAEVDIDGDGRIDFEEFIACMRTEDEDASMSP; from the exons AACTGCGAGAAGCGTTCCGGCTGTTCGACAAGGATGGCGATGGGTCCATTTCGACAGAAGAACTGGGCACGGTCATGCGAAACCTGGGTCAGTTCCCTTCAGTTGAAGAGCTCAACACCATGCTGAAGGAGATCGACATCGACG GTGATGGGACATTCTCCTTTGAGGAGTTCGTACAGGTGATGGCAAACATGGGGGGACTCAACGAAAACTCTgcagaagatgaagaggaggagcTTCGGCAAGCTTTTCGGGTGTTTGACAAGTCCGGGTGCGGGTACATTACCCCGTCAGACCTCAGAGCTGTGCTTCAGAACATTGGGGAGAACCTCACAGAGGAAGAGA TTGATGAAATGATTGCTGAGGTCGACATCGACGGCGATGGCAGGATTGATTTTGAAG agtTCATCGCTTGCATGAGAACCGAAGACGAGGATGCTTCCATGAGTCCATGA